One Rosa chinensis cultivar Old Blush chromosome 3, RchiOBHm-V2, whole genome shotgun sequence DNA window includes the following coding sequences:
- the LOC112191377 gene encoding tryptophan synthase alpha chain, translated as MAIPSYLKLTAPGFIHTKKPQNPFQQQLHSPSQTSLTLSIKRVLRPNPMAALTHPCAPSISISQTFTKLKSQGKVAFIPYITAGDPDLSTTGAALKVLDSCGSDVIELGLPYSDPLLDGPVICASATRSLARGTNFNKVISMLKEVVPQLSCPIVLFSYYNPIINLGIKNYMFTISQAGVRGLVVPDVPFEETQILRKEAAKNNIELVLLTTPATTTDRMKDIVKASEGFVYLVSTVGVTGARARVNEQVPSLLREIKDATSKAVAVGFGLSKPEHVKQVAEWGADGVIVGSAIVKVLGEARSPLEGLRELETFTKSFKSALH; from the coding sequence ATGGCTATTCCTAGTTATCTTAAACTTACTGCTCCCGGCTTTATACATACAAAGAAACCCCAAAACCCATTTCAACAACAGCTTCATTCTCCATCTCAAACATCATTAACCTTATCAATCAAAAGAGTTCTTAGGCCAAATCCAATGGCTGCTCTCACCCACCCTTGTGCCCCTAGCATAAGCATCTCACAAACTTTCACAAAATTGAAGTCACAAGGGAAAGTGGCTTTCATCCCCTACATCACCGCCGGCGATCCAGATCTCTCAACAACCGGGGCGGCATTGAAGGTGCTCGATTCTTGTGGATCAGACGTAATCGAACTAGGCCTTCCCTACTCCGATCCGTTACTAGACGGTCCTGTCATATGTGCTTCAGCCACCCGTTCCTTGGCTAGAGGGACAAACttcaacaaagtcatctcaatgtTGAAGGAAGTTGTTCCACAACTGTCTTGCCCCATTGTTCTTTTTTCATACTATAACCCTATCATCAATCTTGGCATCAAAAACTATATGTTCACCATTAGTCAAGCAGGTGTACGTGGGCTTGTGGTTCCGGATGTTCCTTTTGAAGAGACACAAATCTTAAGGAAGGAAGCTGCGAAAAATAACATCGAGTTGGTGCTACTGACCACTCCAGCTACTACAACAGACCGAATGAAAGACATCGTCAAAGCTTCTGAGGGATTTGTGTACCTAGTGAGCACGGTGGGGGTCACCGGAGCTCGTGCTCGTGTGAACGAACAAGTTCCGAGTCTTTTGAGGGAGATTAAGGATGCCACCAGCAAGGCAGTGGCGGTTGGGTTTGGGCTGTCTAAGCCTGAACATGTGAAACAGGTGGCTGAGTGGGGGGCTGATGGCGTTATTGTTGGTAGTGCCATTGTGAAGGTTCTAGGTGAAGCTAGATCTCCTcttgaagggttgagagagctTGAAACTTTCACCAAGTCTTTCAAGTCTGCTCTCCATTGA
- the LOC121048815 gene encoding uncharacterized protein LOC121048815, with protein MSLLIMKRLMTDIVKGSIADQPTAREFLDSIAEKFTQNAKAETAVFLDSLTTMKYNGTIGMREHIKKLIDTTSKLKDLDMPLDDQFIVHQALNSLPSQFNQLKTTYNAQKDKWNLNELIAVCVQEEDRMKRDTAVTVNLVNKPQWQKYKGKGKAVSVNDPRKPSTSGVKRPFVHPKTKRTSSTKCFFCKKEGHLKRECHSFKKWMAKKGFSKEENPKKE; from the exons ATGTCATTGCTGATCATGAAGAGGTTGATGACTGATATCGTCAAGGGTAGCATAGCTGACCAACCAACTGCAAGGGAGTTCCTGGACTCCATTGCTGAGAAATTTACTCAAAATGCCAAAGCTGAAACTGCTGTTTTTCTTGACTCCCTGACCACCATGAAATACAATGGCACTATAGGAATGAGAGAGCATATTAAGAAGTTGATTGACACCACCTCAAAGCTCAAAGACCTGGACATGCCTTTAGATGACCAGTTCATTGTGCATCAGGCCCTGAACTCATTGCCCTCTCAGTTTAACCAGCTGAAAACCACTTACAATGCTCAAAAGGATAAGTGGAACCTGAACGAGCTTATTGCAGTCTGTGTTCAAGAAGAAGACAGGATGAAGAGGGATACGGCTGTAACTGTGAACCTAGTGAACAAGCCTCAGTGGCAGAAGTATAAGGGAAAGGGAAAAGCTGTCAGTGTGAATGATCCTAGGAAACCATCAACTTCTGGAGTGAAAAGGCCATTTGTTCACCCAAAAACCAAGAGGACCAGTAGCACCAAATGTTTCTTTTGTAAGAAAGAGGGTCATCTGAAGAGGGAGTGCCATTCTTTCAAGAAATGGATGGCAAAGAAAG GGTTTTCTAAGGAAGAGAATCCCAAAAAGGAGTGA
- the LOC112194607 gene encoding tryptophan synthase alpha chain translates to MAIPTSLKLTTTSGFLQLNTKKPRYPVHHLPSPSQTALTFPIKKLLEINPRDTLTLPRAPTDSISQTFTKLKSQGKVAFIPYITAGDPDLSTTIQALKVLDSCGSDVIELGIPYSDPSLDGPVIRASASRSLAGGTKFNNIISMLEDVVPQLSCSITLFSYYNPIIKHGIENFMSTISQAGVRGLVVPDVPFENTQRLRNEAAKNNVELVLLTTPTTTTCRMKDIVRASEGFVYLVSAVGVTGARPRVNEQVPSLLREIKEVTNKAVAVGFGLSKPEHVKQVAEWGADGAIVGSAIVKVLGEARSPLQGLRDLETFAKSFKAALL, encoded by the coding sequence ATGGCGATTCCTACTTCTCTTAAACTTACTACTACTTCAGGCTTTCTTCAACTGAATACAAAGAAACCTCGATACCCAGttcatcatcttccttctcCATCCCAAACAGCATTAACCTTtccaatcaagaaactacttgaGATAAATCCAAGGGATACTCTCACCCTCCCTCGTGCCCCTACCGATAGCATCTCACAGACTTTCACAAAATTGAAATCACAAGGGAAAGTAGCGTTCATCCCCTACATCACCGCCGGTGATCCAGATCTCTCAACAACCATTCAAGCGTTGAAGGTGCTCGATTCTTGTGGATCCGATGTAATCGAACTAGGCATACCCTACTCCGATCCCTCACTAGACGGTCCGGTCATACGCGCTTCAGCGTCACGGTCCTTGGCAGGAGGGACAAAGTTCAACAATATCATCTCAATGTTAGAAGATGTTGTTCCCCAACTGTCGTGCTCGATCACTCTATTCTCCTACTATAACCCTATTATCAAGCATGGCATCGAAAACTTCATGTCCACCATTAGCCAAGCCGGCGTCCGTGGGCTTGTGGTTCCGGATGTCCCTTTTGAAAACACACAACGCTTGAGAAATGAAGCCGCAAAGAACAACGTTGAGTTGGTGCTGCTAACCACACCCACTACTACAACATGTCGAATGAAAGACATTGTCCGAGCCTCGGAGGGTTTCGTGTACCTGGTGAGTGCGGTGGGGGTCACCGGGGCTCGTCCACGTGTGAACGAACAAGTTCCGAGTCTCTTGAGGGAGATTAAGGAGGTGACGAACAAGGCAGTGGCTGTTGGGTTCGGATTGTCGAAGCCTGAGCATGTGAAGCAAGTGGCCGAGTGGGGGGCAGATGGTGCTATTGTTGGTAGTGCCATTGTGAAGGTATTGGGTGAAGCTAGATCTCCATTGCAAGGGTTAAGAGACCTTGAAACTTTCGCCAAATCTTTCAAGGCTGCTCTCCTGTAA
- the LOC112194608 gene encoding gamma-interferon-responsive lysosomal thiol protein isoform X1 codes for MASLKLLFSLVVLTSVLSIQASYPSFEDNGVNVLESKKVNLSLYYETLCPSCASFIVNELAATLFDPEGDLVSIVNLRLVPYGNAQVKAPNKTIVCQHGPDECYFNSIEACAIHLWSDVKRHFKFIHCLESKLIEGLHSSKEYAWESCCVKLEMDSDRLGKCYRSGYEKKLILENAKETDHLVPPHEYVPWVVVNGQPLKDDYLNFVRYVCNAYKDSPKPKACRSYQHNINSGGKANSSLEGCYKGDQNAGGAETLQ; via the exons ATGGCTTCTCTTAAGCTCTTGTTTTCCCTTGTTGTTCTCACTTCCGTGCTCTCCATTCAAGCATCTTATCCTTCTTTTGAAGATAACGGCGTCAATGTCCTTGAATCCAAGAAAGTTAACCTCTCTCTGTATTATGAAACTCTATGCCCATCCTGTGCGAGCTTCATTGTAAATGAACTAGCAGCTACGTTATTCGATCCCGAAGGGGATCTCGTAAGCATTGTCAACCTTAGGCTAGTTCCATATGGAAATGCTCAGGTCAAAGCACCTAACAAGACCATCGTTTGCCAG CATGGCCCAGACGAATGCTACTTTAACAGTATAGAAGCCTGTGCAATCCACCTCTGGTCAGACGTG AAGCGGCATTTCAAGTTCATTCATTGTCTTGAGAGTAAACTTATTGAAGGACTGCACTCCTCGAAAGAATATGCTTGGGAATCTTGTTGTGTAAAACTTGAGATGGATTCGGATCGTTTGGGAAAGTGCTACCGCAGTGGATATGAGAAGAAG CTTATACTTGAAAATGCTAAAGAAACAGACCACCTTGTTCCGCCTCATGAGTACGTACCATGGGTGGTTGTTAATGGACAACCGCTAAAGGAT GATTACCTAAATTTTGTGAGGTATGTCTGCAACGCTTACAAAGACAGTCCGAAACCAAAGGCTTGCAGATCATATCAACACAACATCAATTCAGGTGGAAAGGCAAACTCGAGCCTAGAAGGATGCTATAAAGGTGATCAGAACGCGGGGGGAGCTGAAACACTTCAGTAG
- the LOC112194608 gene encoding gamma-interferon-responsive lysosomal thiol protein isoform X2: MASLKLLFSLVVLTSVLSIQASYPSFEDNGVNVLESKKVNLSLYYETLCPSCASFIVNELAATLFDPEGDLVSIVNLRLVPYGNAQVKAPNKTIVCQKRHFKFIHCLESKLIEGLHSSKEYAWESCCVKLEMDSDRLGKCYRSGYEKKLILENAKETDHLVPPHEYVPWVVVNGQPLKDDYLNFVRYVCNAYKDSPKPKACRSYQHNINSGGKANSSLEGCYKGDQNAGGAETLQ; encoded by the exons ATGGCTTCTCTTAAGCTCTTGTTTTCCCTTGTTGTTCTCACTTCCGTGCTCTCCATTCAAGCATCTTATCCTTCTTTTGAAGATAACGGCGTCAATGTCCTTGAATCCAAGAAAGTTAACCTCTCTCTGTATTATGAAACTCTATGCCCATCCTGTGCGAGCTTCATTGTAAATGAACTAGCAGCTACGTTATTCGATCCCGAAGGGGATCTCGTAAGCATTGTCAACCTTAGGCTAGTTCCATATGGAAATGCTCAGGTCAAAGCACCTAACAAGACCATCGTTTGCCAG AAGCGGCATTTCAAGTTCATTCATTGTCTTGAGAGTAAACTTATTGAAGGACTGCACTCCTCGAAAGAATATGCTTGGGAATCTTGTTGTGTAAAACTTGAGATGGATTCGGATCGTTTGGGAAAGTGCTACCGCAGTGGATATGAGAAGAAG CTTATACTTGAAAATGCTAAAGAAACAGACCACCTTGTTCCGCCTCATGAGTACGTACCATGGGTGGTTGTTAATGGACAACCGCTAAAGGAT GATTACCTAAATTTTGTGAGGTATGTCTGCAACGCTTACAAAGACAGTCCGAAACCAAAGGCTTGCAGATCATATCAACACAACATCAATTCAGGTGGAAAGGCAAACTCGAGCCTAGAAGGATGCTATAAAGGTGATCAGAACGCGGGGGGAGCTGAAACACTTCAGTAG